One segment of Oscillospiraceae bacterium MB08-C2-2 DNA contains the following:
- a CDS encoding reverse transcriptase domain-containing protein: MRNPINMLSSLQNHSSDRSYTFERLYRNLYNRELFLLAYQNIYASQGNMTKGTDGKTIDAMSLNRIDGMIASLKDESYQPQPSRRTYIPKKNGKMRPLGIPSFDDKLVQECVRLLLEAVYEGGFAKTSHGFRPKHSCHTALSQAQVCFTGVKWFVEGDIKGFFDNINHEVMIGILAERIKDEKFLRLIRKFLKAGYLEDWQYHNTYSGTPQGGIISPILANIYLDKLDRYMEELKKRFDKGAVRAVYPETYELEKKRGVLAKKLRNTNSEEEKQVLTEKIREIDRKKLTIPYSDPFDTSFKRLQYVRYADDFLIGVIGSKEDAIAIKEQVKAFVADTLILELSDEKTLITHSEKRARFLGYDIYVRRSAATKKDKTGRLCRHLNGTVCLEMPTELMRKKLLEYSAMTIEKTVYGKDNWKAKARYYLKDNDDLEILDQYNSEIRGFRNYYRIANNAAHASSFGYIMQYSMFKTFATKYRTTMRRMIGKLRIGKNFGVRFTDKKGKTKTRLFYNEGFARKPLQKNAVVDVIPQTVMYSSKTSLMARLSAGQCELCGKTDCEIEIHHVRKLKDLKGKSYWERFMIARNRKTLALCLDCHEKLHSGKLN; the protein is encoded by the coding sequence ATGAGAAATCCAATCAATATGTTAAGCAGTTTACAGAACCACAGTAGTGACAGGTCGTATACCTTTGAACGGCTCTACCGCAATCTGTATAACCGTGAGCTGTTTTTGCTGGCTTATCAGAATATCTATGCCAGCCAAGGGAATATGACAAAAGGCACCGATGGAAAAACCATCGACGCAATGAGCCTGAATCGCATTGATGGCATGATTGCGAGCCTAAAGGACGAGAGCTATCAGCCACAACCATCAAGAAGAACCTATATCCCAAAGAAAAACGGAAAAATGCGTCCGTTGGGAATCCCTTCTTTTGACGATAAGCTGGTACAGGAATGTGTGCGGCTCCTGCTGGAAGCAGTATATGAGGGCGGTTTTGCGAAAACCTCGCATGGCTTTCGCCCAAAACATAGCTGCCATACGGCACTTAGTCAAGCACAGGTCTGTTTTACTGGCGTGAAGTGGTTTGTTGAGGGAGATATTAAAGGCTTCTTTGACAATATCAATCATGAAGTCATGATTGGGATATTAGCGGAACGTATCAAAGATGAAAAGTTTCTGCGTCTTATCCGCAAGTTTCTAAAGGCTGGATATTTAGAGGATTGGCAGTACCATAACACCTACAGCGGTACGCCGCAGGGCGGTATCATCAGTCCCATTCTTGCCAACATCTATCTGGATAAATTGGACAGGTATATGGAGGAACTGAAAAAGCGGTTTGATAAGGGAGCTGTCCGTGCTGTCTATCCTGAAACCTATGAGCTGGAGAAAAAACGTGGGGTTCTTGCCAAGAAATTGCGCAACACCAATTCAGAGGAAGAAAAGCAGGTGCTCACAGAGAAAATTCGTGAGATTGACCGTAAAAAGCTGACGATTCCTTATTCCGACCCGTTTGATACCAGCTTTAAGCGGCTTCAATATGTCCGTTATGCTGATGATTTTCTTATCGGCGTTATTGGCAGTAAAGAGGACGCAATCGCAATAAAGGAACAGGTAAAGGCTTTTGTTGCTGACACGCTGATCTTAGAGCTGTCAGATGAAAAAACGCTGATAACCCATTCCGAAAAAAGAGCAAGGTTTTTGGGGTATGACATTTATGTACGGCGTTCTGCCGCTACCAAAAAGGATAAGACAGGGCGGCTCTGCCGCCACCTGAACGGCACTGTCTGTTTGGAAATGCCAACGGAGCTTATGCGTAAAAAGCTATTGGAATACAGTGCTATGACCATTGAAAAAACGGTCTATGGCAAAGACAACTGGAAAGCGAAAGCCCGGTACTATCTCAAGGATAACGATGACCTCGAAATCCTTGACCAGTACAACAGTGAAATCAGGGGCTTCCGCAATTACTACCGTATTGCCAATAACGCCGCTCATGCCAGCTCTTTTGGCTATATCATGCAGTACAGTATGTTCAAAACCTTTGCGACCAAATATCGCACAACCATGCGCAGAATGATTGGGAAACTGCGTATCGGCAAGAACTTTGGAGTACGCTTCACTGATAAAAAAGGAAAGACAAAAACACGACTGTTTTACAATGAGGGTTTCGCAAGAAAGCCTTTGCAGAAAAATGCCGTTGTAGACGTTATCCCTCAAACTGTGATGTATTCCAGTAAAACAAGCTTGATGGCAAGGCTGTCCGCAGGGCAATGCGAGCTGTGCGGCAAAACTGACTGTGAGATTGAAATTCACCATGTCAGGAAGCTCAAAGACCTGAAAGGTAAAAGCTATTGGGAGCGCTTTATGATTGCGAGAAACCGCAAGACGCTGGCGCTCTGCTTAGACTGTCACGAAAAGTTACACTCTGGAAAACTGAATTAA
- a CDS encoding VOC family protein — MKYQGCLLAVKNIAASKQFYEKVLHQNVVMDIGVHVTFESFSLQQGYAELVGLADDSVKEQSHNFQVYFEVEDLDKVYAEMKSISDLQWVHEIKEYPWGQRDIRVYDPDKHIVEIAEDMNTVIKRFLKQGMPVEEVAKRTMFPLEVVKQYSLCFDK; from the coding sequence ATGAAATATCAAGGTTGTCTTTTGGCGGTTAAGAATATAGCCGCATCCAAACAATTTTATGAAAAGGTACTTCATCAAAATGTGGTCATGGATATTGGTGTACATGTAACTTTTGAGAGCTTTTCGCTGCAACAAGGATATGCTGAACTCGTTGGCTTGGCAGATGATAGTGTGAAAGAGCAGTCACACAACTTTCAAGTTTATTTTGAAGTAGAAGATTTAGACAAAGTATATGCCGAAATGAAAAGCATATCCGACTTGCAATGGGTACATGAAATAAAGGAATATCCGTGGGGGCAGCGTGACATTCGGGTATATGACCCGGACAAGCATATTGTGGAGATTGCAGAGGATATGAATACCGTTATCAAACGCTTTTTGAAACAGGGAATGCCGGTTGAGGAAGTTGCCAAGCGCACTATGTTTCCCCTCGAAGTCGTGAAGCAATATTCGTTGTGCTTTGATAAATGA
- a CDS encoding helix-turn-helix transcriptional regulator: MITQNDKQFNMFPSHIGLRKYILYYNIVFPENDTFMAQYTLMPNACGTLSLAFDGTAVIAELWGASLTPVLLGMEPNNYHVLLLIQLSPYGLYQITHQSQAEFAGKRLSLVDIDNELFHSLYQAFIMSKTTIELVNTCEKILYRRMENPLISDALLLATTVISDSCGQVQVKEVARQCGYSERQLNRLFLTQIGINIKNYARLTRFNYVLKHIQTSPCFFAALSQQAGYFDQAHFDKDFKAISGVSPQDYLKTMSDFYYDGMEIYDTISSKED; encoded by the coding sequence TTGATTACCCAAAATGACAAGCAATTCAATATGTTTCCCTCACATATAGGGCTAAGAAAATATATTCTATATTACAATATCGTATTTCCAGAAAATGATACGTTCATGGCACAATATACGCTTATGCCTAACGCTTGCGGAACATTGTCGCTTGCCTTTGATGGAACCGCTGTAATTGCTGAACTATGGGGGGCATCCCTAACACCTGTTTTGTTAGGGATGGAACCAAACAATTACCATGTCCTGTTGCTTATCCAGCTTTCACCCTATGGTTTGTATCAGATCACACATCAAAGCCAAGCGGAGTTTGCTGGCAAACGTCTTTCGCTTGTAGACATCGACAACGAGCTTTTCCATTCACTATACCAAGCCTTTATAATGTCAAAAACCACAATAGAGTTAGTAAATACTTGTGAAAAAATATTATATAGGCGCATGGAAAATCCTCTTATTTCCGACGCTTTGTTATTAGCTACCACAGTAATTTCTGATAGTTGCGGACAAGTACAAGTGAAAGAAGTCGCCCGACAATGCGGTTATAGTGAGCGACAGCTAAACCGCTTGTTTCTTACACAAATCGGAATTAATATTAAAAACTATGCTCGTTTAACCCGCTTTAACTACGTGTTAAAACACATTCAAACGTCGCCTTGCTTTTTTGCGGCATTGTCACAACAAGCTGGCTATTTCGACCAAGCCCATTTTGATAAGGATTTCAAGGCTATCAGTGGTGTTTCACCTCAAGACTATCTGAAAACAATGTCGGATTTTTACTATGACGGAATGGAGATATACGATACAATATCCTCAAAGGAGGATTGA
- a CDS encoding DUF5131 family protein, with product MNWEPWTGCYKISDGCTNCYFYGPHAKRYGQNTIQKTDKFDWPIRKTAKGEYNIKGNKILATCFATDFFLPEADEWRKEVWSIIKERTDIDFLILTKRIDRFLISLPSDWGAGYDNVNIGCTVENQRLADERLPLFLSYPIKRRFIACAPLLERIDLTPYLHGIDHVTVGGETGREARVCDYDWVLNIREQCVKANVTFWFKNTGSLFKCDGVVEKINPFKQTSIAKDFDINILDGKRLF from the coding sequence ATGAATTGGGAGCCGTGGACAGGTTGTTACAAAATAAGTGATGGCTGCACAAATTGTTATTTTTACGGGCCACACGCGAAACGCTATGGTCAAAACACCATACAAAAAACAGATAAATTTGATTGGCCTATACGGAAAACTGCAAAAGGCGAATACAACATTAAAGGAAACAAAATTCTTGCGACCTGTTTTGCAACTGACTTTTTTCTTCCCGAAGCAGATGAATGGCGTAAAGAAGTTTGGTCTATTATCAAGGAAAGAACGGACATAGATTTTTTGATTTTAACAAAACGAATTGACCGTTTCCTCATATCGCTTCCATCAGATTGGGGTGCAGGATATGACAATGTGAATATTGGGTGTACTGTTGAAAATCAAAGATTAGCAGACGAAAGGCTTCCACTCTTTTTATCCTATCCGATAAAGCGGCGGTTTATTGCTTGTGCCCCACTTTTAGAAAGGATAGATTTAACGCCATATCTTCATGGCATAGACCATGTGACTGTCGGCGGTGAAACAGGGCGAGAAGCCCGTGTGTGTGATTATGATTGGGTACTTAATATTCGTGAACAATGCGTAAAAGCAAATGTAACATTTTGGTTTAAAAATACAGGTTCACTTTTTAAATGTGATGGCGTAGTGGAAAAAATAAATCCATTTAAGCAGACCAGTATAGCGAAAGATTTTGATATAAATATTTTAGATGGGAAAAGATTGTTTTGA